A part of Candidatus Electrothrix aestuarii genomic DNA contains:
- a CDS encoding zf-TFIIB domain-containing protein, whose translation MKKTCPCCTNVELRKAVRRGVEIDYCPDCNGIWLDNGELNKIVTESIQASVPPPPPASPTSSGVSEKESRTSIFKSFLDLMGSTKDDAVDGFADKPDDDFTSPNKT comes from the coding sequence ATGAAAAAAACTTGTCCTTGCTGTACGAATGTGGAACTCCGCAAAGCTGTACGGAGAGGGGTGGAGATTGACTACTGCCCTGATTGTAATGGTATATGGCTTGATAACGGCGAGCTGAATAAGATCGTTACGGAGTCCATCCAGGCATCAGTACCCCCACCTCCTCCAGCTTCCCCCACTTCCTCAGGAGTTTCTGAGAAGGAATCAAGAACATCCATCTTCAAATCGTTCCTGGATCTCATGGGAAGCACCAAGGATGATGCGGTCGATGGTTTTGCTGATAAGCCTGATGATGATTTTACCTCTCCAAATAAGACATAA
- a CDS encoding DUF3039 domain-containing protein, which produces MHKEKVMKVTGDRPGKGTYVCMTCGQKVVIKDDDEKLPVCPKCHGSMWH; this is translated from the coding sequence GTGCATAAGGAGAAGGTTATGAAGGTAACAGGAGATCGTCCAGGAAAAGGCACCTATGTTTGTATGACCTGCGGACAAAAAGTCGTGATAAAAGATGATGATGAAAAACTTCCAGTATGTCCCAAATGTCATGGGTCCATGTGGCATTAA
- the ald gene encoding alanine dehydrogenase: MIIGIPQEIKTDEHRVALLPVGCELLCKDGHQVLLQKGAGLGSGYADAAYQEAGAELVETAAELFERAEMIVKVKEPQPEEIARFRPGQLVFCFFHFAGSRNLTEACLERGISAVAYETLTDSQGRLPLLTPMSEVAGKMAIQQGAKCLERPMGGSGVLLGGVPGVAPAQVVIIGGGVVGTNAARIAAGFGANVVILDVNLERLRYLDTILPANVSTVYSDPHAILEYARRADLLVGAVLVPGAKAPMLIDRTILQAMKKGSVLVDVCIDQGGCCVTSRPTTHSDPVFIEEGVVHYCVANIPGAVSRTSTKALCNATLPYCRELAGAGLDAFIKRSPGRAAALNMRDHKLLCSAVAKTFPDLPSV, encoded by the coding sequence ATGATCATCGGAATACCTCAGGAAATCAAGACAGATGAACACCGGGTGGCTCTCTTGCCGGTTGGCTGTGAACTTCTGTGCAAAGATGGCCATCAGGTCTTGTTGCAAAAGGGCGCTGGCCTGGGCAGTGGCTATGCAGATGCCGCCTACCAGGAGGCCGGAGCCGAGTTAGTTGAGACCGCAGCAGAGCTTTTTGAGCGGGCGGAGATGATAGTGAAGGTGAAAGAGCCTCAGCCGGAAGAAATTGCCCGATTTCGTCCGGGGCAGCTGGTGTTCTGCTTTTTTCATTTTGCCGGATCCCGAAATTTGACCGAGGCCTGCCTGGAAAGAGGAATTTCCGCTGTGGCCTACGAGACCCTGACAGATTCCCAGGGACGCCTTCCTCTGCTGACACCCATGAGTGAGGTAGCCGGGAAGATGGCGATTCAGCAGGGAGCAAAATGCCTGGAGCGGCCAATGGGCGGAAGCGGGGTGCTGCTGGGCGGTGTTCCTGGAGTTGCTCCGGCCCAGGTTGTGATTATCGGTGGTGGGGTGGTTGGAACCAATGCGGCCCGGATTGCCGCTGGCTTTGGGGCCAATGTGGTGATCCTGGATGTCAACCTGGAGCGTCTGCGCTATCTGGATACCATCCTGCCCGCTAATGTGAGCACGGTCTACAGTGATCCCCATGCAATTCTGGAATATGCCCGGAGAGCGGACCTTCTCGTCGGCGCTGTTCTTGTGCCCGGAGCCAAAGCCCCCATGCTCATTGATCGGACCATCCTGCAGGCAATGAAAAAGGGTTCGGTGTTGGTGGATGTCTGCATCGACCAAGGCGGCTGTTGTGTTACCAGTCGTCCCACAACGCACAGCGATCCGGTCTTTATTGAAGAGGGGGTTGTGCATTATTGTGTCGCCAATATCCCAGGGGCTGTCAGTAGAACCAGCACCAAGGCCCTGTGTAATGCCACGCTTCCCTATTGTCGGGAGCTTGCCGGGGCTGGATTGGATGCCTTTATCAAGCGTTCTCCCGGACGGGCTGCTGCCCTGAATATGCGTGACCATAAGCTGCTTTGTTCGGCAGTAGCCAAGACGTTTCCTGATTTGCCCTCTGTCTAG
- a CDS encoding metal ABC transporter permease, with protein sequence MDFIYDIFKNWAAQGYLPAIFEHTFMIRGLLAALVIGPLLGAIGTVVVTKKLSFFTQTIGNAAMSGVAIGLLLGEPVDGTYAGLYGFCLIIALLMTFVKNRTRLANDTIIGVVLAQVLGLGIILMIVVTSQFNIHQVEGILFGSLITLNDKDLIALTVASLVVGILFACNFNQFMLASFNRTLAKARGLSPVFLEYLFVTLMTIVVVSSLKLIGALLVLVLIVVPAAGAQLVAPNLRCFVWLSVVFSTISTASGLLLSGLLPVPSGAVIALVSSILFYGALIARPLLSRSGPNQGEI encoded by the coding sequence ATGGATTTTATTTACGATATTTTTAAAAACTGGGCAGCTCAAGGGTATTTGCCTGCGATTTTTGAACATACCTTCATGATTCGCGGCCTGCTGGCCGCACTGGTTATCGGACCCTTACTCGGAGCTATCGGTACGGTGGTCGTCACTAAGAAGCTCTCGTTTTTTACCCAGACTATCGGCAATGCAGCTATGAGCGGTGTTGCCATCGGCCTGCTGCTTGGCGAACCTGTGGATGGCACCTATGCGGGCTTATACGGATTTTGTCTGATTATCGCTCTGCTGATGACCTTTGTTAAAAACCGGACCCGGCTGGCTAATGATACGATTATCGGCGTGGTACTGGCCCAGGTACTTGGTCTCGGTATTATCCTGATGATTGTAGTGACCAGCCAATTCAATATCCACCAGGTGGAAGGTATCCTTTTCGGGAGCCTCATTACCCTCAATGATAAGGACCTCATCGCCCTGACCGTAGCGTCCCTTGTTGTGGGGATTTTATTCGCCTGCAATTTTAATCAGTTTATGCTGGCCAGCTTTAACCGGACCCTGGCCAAGGCCAGAGGCCTGTCACCGGTTTTTCTGGAGTATCTCTTTGTTACCCTGATGACCATTGTGGTCGTGTCCAGCTTAAAATTGATCGGTGCCCTGCTTGTCCTGGTGCTGATTGTAGTTCCGGCTGCCGGGGCCCAGTTGGTAGCCCCTAATCTTCGTTGCTTTGTCTGGCTCAGCGTTGTTTTTTCCACGATCAGTACAGCCTCGGGACTGTTGCTCTCTGGTTTGTTGCCCGTACCCAGTGGTGCTGTTATCGCCTTAGTCTCCAGTATTCTCTTTTACGGCGCTCTGATTGCACGTCCGTTGCTGTCCCGAAGTGGTCCGAATCAGGGGGAGATCTAA
- a CDS encoding response regulator, with the protein MQKILIVDDKEQNLFTLKKVLADLDVEFVQATHGNDALKATLHNDFALAILDVQMPDMDGYELAELLRSDPKTENLPIIFLSAVYHDDYHVFKGYDSGAVDFITKPYEPKILLSKVNFFLQLHQQKLALEKAFELEKTKNYLENILFSMTDAIFVINAQGEIEICNLGSQKLVGYAQDELLGQPLYAYLTEEICISWMQRFVFDENTEPLQNHETILQAADKEDIPVLASASAIRDEAGELHGAVFLLRDLRDRKKLEDQVFRSKRMESIGLMAGGVAHDLNNILAGIIGYPELLLKTLPKDSNLREPLEAIWESGQRAAMVVADLLTVARGVAIAKEVRDLSVLIGEYLASPEQKKLEGLYSDISFQQEFRASQSDIFCSPLHIKKCLMNLVTNAAEAVVDSGTVTISTHNEYIDESKAQENKIKAGEYVVLCVEDTGSGIPEENLQHIFEPFYTKKVMGRSGTGLGLTVVWNTVQDHESKIMVSSNDKGTCFTVYFPLSKEKIAVPEESGPLEEAPAPSGFVLIIDDEPQLLDIAARMLRSLGYSADSVCSGELAIKYLMDKQVDLIVIDMQMEPGMNGYETYREIIKIYPGQKAIIVSGYSDSADVKATLKLGANGFIKKPYSLEQLGRAVQGALKK; encoded by the coding sequence ATGCAAAAGATACTTATCGTTGATGATAAGGAGCAGAATCTCTTCACGTTGAAAAAGGTTCTTGCTGACCTTGATGTGGAGTTTGTTCAGGCAACCCACGGTAATGATGCCCTCAAGGCAACCCTGCATAATGACTTTGCGCTGGCCATACTTGACGTCCAGATGCCTGATATGGACGGCTATGAGCTGGCTGAACTCCTGCGCAGCGATCCAAAAACAGAGAACCTTCCTATTATCTTTTTATCAGCGGTCTATCATGATGATTATCATGTCTTTAAGGGATATGATTCCGGGGCTGTTGATTTTATTACCAAACCTTATGAGCCGAAGATCCTGCTCAGTAAGGTAAATTTCTTTTTACAACTGCACCAGCAAAAGTTGGCCTTAGAAAAGGCCTTTGAGCTGGAAAAAACAAAGAACTACCTGGAAAATATTCTTTTTTCCATGACTGATGCGATCTTTGTTATTAATGCTCAGGGCGAGATAGAGATCTGCAATCTGGGCAGTCAGAAGCTTGTTGGCTATGCACAGGATGAGCTTCTGGGCCAGCCGTTGTATGCATATCTCACTGAGGAGATTTGTATTTCCTGGATGCAGCGCTTTGTCTTTGATGAGAACACAGAGCCTTTGCAAAATCATGAAACCATTTTGCAAGCAGCGGACAAGGAGGACATCCCGGTTCTTGCCTCTGCTTCCGCAATTCGTGATGAGGCAGGCGAGTTGCATGGTGCCGTCTTTCTTCTCAGGGATTTGCGGGACCGAAAGAAGCTGGAGGATCAGGTTTTTCGCTCCAAGCGGATGGAGTCCATCGGGCTGATGGCCGGAGGGGTTGCCCATGATCTGAATAACATCCTGGCTGGTATCATCGGTTACCCGGAGTTGCTTCTGAAGACCCTGCCAAAGGACAGTAATCTGCGGGAACCGCTTGAGGCCATTTGGGAATCCGGTCAGCGGGCCGCTATGGTGGTGGCCGACCTGTTAACCGTTGCCCGTGGTGTTGCTATTGCCAAAGAAGTCCGAGACCTGAGTGTTTTGATTGGTGAGTACTTGGCTTCGCCGGAACAGAAGAAGTTAGAGGGGCTGTATTCTGATATTTCCTTTCAGCAGGAGTTTCGGGCTTCGCAGAGTGATATTTTTTGCTCCCCCTTGCATATTAAGAAATGCCTCATGAACTTGGTGACCAATGCTGCTGAGGCTGTTGTGGACAGCGGCACGGTGACCATTTCCACGCATAATGAGTATATTGATGAGAGCAAGGCACAGGAAAATAAAATAAAGGCCGGAGAATATGTTGTCCTTTGCGTTGAAGATACCGGCTCAGGTATCCCGGAGGAAAACCTCCAGCATATTTTCGAGCCCTTTTACACCAAGAAGGTGATGGGGCGAAGCGGTACCGGCTTGGGCCTGACTGTGGTTTGGAACACGGTGCAGGACCATGAAAGTAAGATCATGGTGAGCAGTAACGACAAGGGGACCTGCTTTACGGTGTATTTTCCCCTGAGTAAAGAAAAGATTGCTGTGCCAGAGGAGAGCGGCCCCCTGGAAGAAGCGCCTGCTCCCAGCGGCTTTGTGCTGATTATTGATGATGAACCCCAGTTGCTTGATATTGCTGCAAGAATGTTGCGCTCTCTCGGCTATAGCGCGGATTCAGTTTGCTCGGGAGAACTGGCGATTAAGTATCTTATGGACAAACAGGTTGATCTCATTGTGATAGATATGCAGATGGAGCCGGGGATGAACGGCTATGAAACCTATCGGGAAATCATTAAGATATATCCTGGGCAGAAGGCGATTATTGTCAGTGGATACTCTGACAGTGCGGATGTGAAGGCCACCTTAAAGTTAGGGGCAAATGGTTTTATTAAAAAGCCCTACTCGTTGGAGCAGTTGGGGAGGGCTGTGCAAGGTGCCTTGAAAAAATGA